The following are from one region of the Elgaria multicarinata webbii isolate HBS135686 ecotype San Diego chromosome 13, rElgMul1.1.pri, whole genome shotgun sequence genome:
- the LOC134407802 gene encoding C-X-C chemokine receptor type 3-like, whose protein sequence is MSLTDLDMNFSLFGYDLDMMNSSDLDYGYNGSTCCSAPPCSSSPTQAFAGSFLPPFYILIFLLGLWGNAMVIAVLLRAKEALPGTDVFIFNLALADVLLVVTLPFWAAQEVHGWIFGNFLCKLVGSIFKINFYASIFFLVCISIDRFLAIVHVIRMYNRNKTSLIVFISLAVWALCFLLALPDFIFLMAEFDSRQNTTSCSLSFPVGSAKAWKIGLNFKNLVLAFLLPLVIMSYCYTHIILTLLLSKGFQKHKALRVILAVVAAFFLCWSPYHLVHFINTLIELGVLERDCELEEKVDIAGMITTNLGFFHCCLNPLLYAFVSIKFQNRFLELLGHLGCVSHKFLKRYTRGSTHRKDSTWSGSTEASYAGI, encoded by the coding sequence ATGTCCCTGACAGACCTTGACATGAACTTCTCTCTCTTTGGTTATGACCTCGACATGATGAACTCCTCTGACCTTGATTATGGCTATAATGGAAGTACCTGCTGCTCAGCTCCGCCCTGCAGCTCCAGCCCCACCCAGGCCTTCGCCGGGAGCTTCCTGCCCCCTTTCTACATCCTGATCTTTCTCCTGGGCCTGTGGGGAAACGCGATGGTGATCGCTGTCTTGCTCCGTGCCAAGGAAGCCTTGCCTGGCACAGACGTGTTCATCTTCAACCTGGCCCTCGCAGATGTCCTCCTTGTGGTGACTCTCCCGTTCTGGGCTGCCCAGGAAGTGCACGGCTGGATCTTTGGGAACTTCCTGTGCAAGCTGGTCGGCAGCATCTTCAAGATCAACTTCTACGCCAGCATCTTCTTCTTGGTTTGCATCAGCATCGACCGGTTCCTCGCCATCGTCCACGTCATCCGCATGTACAACAGGAACAAGACCTCCCTCATCGTCTTCATCTCCTTGGCCGTTTGGGCCCTCTGCTTCCTCCTTGCGCTGCCGGATTTCATATTCTTGATGGCTGAATTTGATTCCCGCCAAAACACCACCTCGTGCTCCCTCAGCTTTCCTGTTGGTTCAGCCAAGGCCTGGAAGATTGGCCTGAACTTCAAGAACCTGGTGTTAGCTTTCCTCCTCCCGCTGGTGATAATGTCGTACTGCTACACCCACATAATCCTCACCCTCTTGCTCTCCAAAGGGTTCCAAAAACACAAGGCCCTCAGAGTTATCTTGGCTGTGGTGGCCGCCTTCTTCCTCTGCTGGTCACCTTACCACTTGGTTCACTTTATCAACACCCTGATCGAGCTTGGCGTCCTGGAGCGGGATTGCGAGTTGGAAGAGAAAGTGGACATTGCTGGTATGATCACCACAAACTTGGGGTTCTTTCACTGCTGCCTCAACCCACTGCTCTACGCCTTCGTCAGCATCAAATTTCAGAACAGATTCCTCGAACTGCTTGGACACCTTGGCTGCGTGAGCCACAAGTTCCTGAAGAGGTATACCAGGGGGTCCACCCACCGGAAAGATTCCACGTGGTCCGGAAGCACAGAAGCCTCCTACGCTGGAATCTAG